The following proteins are co-located in the Apium graveolens cultivar Ventura chromosome 5, ASM990537v1, whole genome shotgun sequence genome:
- the LOC141661542 gene encoding CASP-like protein 4B1, translating to MSNPEDPSTESPAPSAPPILDSNVQQSQTPVASRFSITRSWRIEDLYKNGSLALHGSGLLFSFLAFIIMVTNKHGDGRNFLDFEEYRYLVAIAILSTLYTGGHVFLQLHESLTNKQMFSLWNLAFFNFVGDQITAYLLISAGSSAVPVTNSLREGGDNIFTDSSAAAISMEFLAFFALAMSALI from the exons ATGTCAAATCCTGAAGACCCATCGACAGAAAGTCCGGCTCCTTCAGCTCCTCCAATTCTGGACAGCAACGTTCAACAGAGCCAAACACCCGTTGCATCGCGATTTAGTATTACAAGGAGCTGGAGAATTGAGGATTTGTATAAGAATGGGTCTCTGGCGTTGCATGGATCGGGATTGCTGTTTTCTTTTCTTGCTTTCATTATCATGGTCACTAATAAACACGGTGATGGCAGAAACttccttgattttgaagaatACAG gTATTTGGTAGCCATAGCAATTCTTTCAACTCTTTATACAGGCGGGCATGTTTTTCTACAACTTCACGAGTCTTTAACCAACAAACAAATGTTTTCACTCTGGAATTTGGCTTTCTTCAACTTTGTCGGTGATCAG ATTACTGCATACTTGTTGATTTCGGCAGGATCATCAGCGGTGCCAGTGACAAACAGTTTGAGAGAAGGAGGAGATAATATATTTACAGACTCGTCAGCAGCAGCCATAAGCATGGAGTTTTTAGCATTCTTTGCATTGGCAATGTCTGCTCTCATTTAG